The Candidatus Sphingomonas colombiensis genome contains the following window.
CACGCTGGTCGATATCTTCCGCGATGATCCGCACGCCTCGCTGCTCGGCACCGATGCGTTGCGCGACGGCGTGGACGTGCCGGGCGAATCGCTGCGGCTGGTGGTGATGGAGGGCGTGCCCTGGCCCAAGCCCAGCGTGCTCCACGCCGCGCGGCGGCTGGCTGGCGGCGGCAGCGCCTATGACGATCGCATCGTTCGCGCACGGCTGGCGCAGGCGTTCGGGCGGCTGATCCGCTCGGCGCAGGATCGCGGCGCGTTCGTGCTGCTGTCGTCTGCGATGCCCTCGCGCTTGCTCACCGCTTTCCCGCCGGGGGTGGAGATTGCGCGCGTCCCGCTCGACGAAGCGATCGCGCGGGTACGGCACCGTCTTTCCTCCGCCGCGCGTCTGGGGCATGAGGCTGCTCCCGCGCGACTGACCTGACGGAGACTTTCCCCTCGTGAAGACGCTGACGCTGCTGCGCCACGCCAAATCGGGGTGGGACGATCCGGTCGCCCGCGATTTCGATCGCCCGCTCAACGCCAAAGGGCGGCGCGCGGCGAAGGCGATGGGGCGGCATCTGAAATCGCTCGGGCTGACGTTCGATCACGTCGTCGCATCGCCCGCGTTGCGCGTGGTGGAAACGATCGGCGAGGTCGCCGCCGGCTATGGCACGCCGATCGTCCCCGCATGGGATCGGCGGGTCTATCTCGCCTCTTCCGCGATGTTGCTCGATGTGATTCGCGAAACCCCCGCGGATGCGGATCACCTGCTGCTGATCGGGCATAATCCGGGGCTGGAGGATCTCGTGCTGCTGTTGGTGCCGCATGACAGCGGCGCGCTGCGCGACGAGGTGGAGGAAAAATATCCTACCGCCACCGTCGCGGAGATGACCTTCGATATCGACGACTGGACCGATGCCGTGCCGGGGCGGGCAATGCTAACCCGCTTCGTGCGCCCGCGTGATGTGGATGCCGCGCTGGGGCCGGGGCGGGACTGAGGCATCCGCGCCCGACCGGCGCGCGCTATTTCTTGCCGAGTTTGTCCTTCAGCGATGCGAGCGCGCTGAACGGGCCGGTCTGATCCTCCCCCACCACGCCCGCTTCCCGCAGCATTTCCGCCGCGCGCGGCCCGCGCGGGAAGGGATCGAGCGCCAGCATCATCGTTTCCGCCGCCGCTTCGCCCAGATCGATCGCGCCGCCCTCGATCTCGATCGTGTCGAGCGCATCCTCGCCGAGTTCCACCTCTTCCTCGGCGGCGTCGCCGGCCGCGACGAAACGCAGCGCGACCTTCTCGTCCACCGTCGCGGGCAGCGGATCACCGGTCACCGCGCAGGGTTGCGTCACCGTTGCCGTCACCCGGCCATCCGCGCGGATGCCGGTGGCGTCATGATGGATGGTGAAGGTCGCGGCAAGTTCGTCGATCGCGATCAGCCCGAAGCGCCCGGCGAGCCGCCGGCGTTCGTCGGCATCGGCGGCAATCTTCACGATACGCGGCTCGCCGCCGATCATGTCGAGCCGCTCGGCGCGGGAAAATTCCGGGGTCACGGCAATTCTCCCCGATCGAGCGCATCGAGCGGCGTTGCGGCCAATGCCGCGTGAAAGGCGAGCAGTCGATCACGCACATGCGCCACGGCGGCCGCCGCCGGCGGCTCGCCACGATAGAGGTTGCGGGCGAGCGCTGTATCGAGATCGCCGGAGACGATTCCCTCGCGATAGGCGCCGAGCCTGCCGCCGAGCATCCCCATCATCCGCCCGACCTGTTTTCCCACCACCATGTCGCCAAAGCCGATCTGGCGTATCTGCGCGTCCATGTCGTCGATGAAGCGTTCGGTGAGATGCGCGATCGTCTGCCCGGTCGTCGGATCGCTCTCCAGGCGCATCAGCACGAAGGCGGTGATCGCCGCCACCATGTCGAACCGTCCGTCCAGCGTATCGGGCACGGCGCCGTCCAGATACCAGTGCGGCTGGCGCGCATATGCGACCGCCGCCTGATACAGCGGCAGCGCCGCATCCTGTTGTGGCGCCTTTCGGAACCTATCGAAGAAGCCCACGCTTGTTCCTACCCTTCTCGTCATTGCCTTGTGTCGTCGTCCGCCCCGGCATATTGAGGCGTTCGGCCGCGGACGCAACGTACCGCGCACGCCCAATGTTCGCGGAGTATGCATGCGCCAACCCATCCTGATCGCCGCGCTCGCCGGGATCGTGCTCGCGGGCTGTGTCCCGCTTCGGTCGCATCAGGGCTATATCGTCGATGCCGATCTGGTGAACGCGATCCAGCCTGGTGTCGATAATCGTGATTCGGTGCTCGCCACGCTCGGCCACCCGACCTTCGCCGCGCAGTTCAATCAGGGCGACTGGTATTATATCTCACGCGACAGCCGGAACCTGGCGTACAATCTGCCGAAGCCGAAAGATCAGCTGACGTTGCAGATCAGCTTCGATCGCAACGGCACGGTCAGCGCGGTGCGCCGGTCGGGCGAGGAGCAGGTGGCCTCAAT
Protein-coding sequences here:
- a CDS encoding histidine phosphatase family protein, with product MKTLTLLRHAKSGWDDPVARDFDRPLNAKGRRAAKAMGRHLKSLGLTFDHVVASPALRVVETIGEVAAGYGTPIVPAWDRRVYLASSAMLLDVIRETPADADHLLLIGHNPGLEDLVLLLVPHDSGALRDEVEEKYPTATVAEMTFDIDDWTDAVPGRAMLTRFVRPRDVDAALGPGRD
- a CDS encoding DUF177 domain-containing protein yields the protein MTPEFSRAERLDMIGGEPRIVKIAADADERRRLAGRFGLIAIDELAATFTIHHDATGIRADGRVTATVTQPCAVTGDPLPATVDEKVALRFVAAGDAAEEEVELGEDALDTIEIEGGAIDLGEAAAETMMLALDPFPRGPRAAEMLREAGVVGEDQTGPFSALASLKDKLGKK
- a CDS encoding ubiquinol-cytochrome C chaperone family protein, with translation MGFFDRFRKAPQQDAALPLYQAAVAYARQPHWYLDGAVPDTLDGRFDMVAAITAFVLMRLESDPTTGQTIAHLTERFIDDMDAQIRQIGFGDMVVGKQVGRMMGMLGGRLGAYREGIVSGDLDTALARNLYRGEPPAAAAVAHVRDRLLAFHAALAATPLDALDRGELP
- the bamE gene encoding outer membrane protein assembly factor BamE, with the translated sequence MRQPILIAALAGIVLAGCVPLRSHQGYIVDADLVNAIQPGVDNRDSVLATLGHPTFAAQFNQGDWYYISRDSRNLAYNLPKPKDQLTLQISFDRNGTVSAVRRSGEEQVASIRPDKKTTPTLGRTRGFFSDLFGNIGAVGAPGMGGGGGGGRDTP